CCATACTCCCACAGGAGTCTTCGCTCCTTCCACTCCAATCAACAGGGTGCCTGAAACAACTGCATTCTATATCCACCACGTTATATAAAAAGAAAAAACCGAAGATTAGTCTCTCCGGTTTGTTTATTCGTTAGTATTTTTGCTGTTTTCTTCTTTAATTCGTTCAAGCACCATTTCATATGTGTCGTTTCCGAAGTTTAAGCAGCGTTTTACACGTGAAATGGTTGCTGTGCTTGCGCCTGTTTCTGTTTCAATCTTGTGATAGGTATTGCCTTCACGCAGCATTCTTGCTACATCCAGGCGTTGCGCTAATGATTGAATTTCATTGATCGTGCACAAATCATCGAAAAAGCGATAGCATTCTTCCAAATCCTTTAATGAAAGGACTGCTTGGAACAATTGGTCAAGCTCTTTTCCACGTAATTTATTAATTTGCATATAGTTTATTACCCCTTTAAGATAAAATGTTTATTTAACATTAAAAGAAATACTTTTTTCAAGTCCTGGACTAGTTGGAACTACATTCACCCAAGTTTTCCCTTGAACCAAAGGAATCTCTTGCCCATTTTTCATGGGAACAATCAAGCCATCTCTATTCGCCCAGTCTACTTCGTTCACCTTACCCATTTGGATGAGGTACGCTCTCCCTCCTGACTGAAGGTCAATATCCCGTCTGCCATAGGAGTCAATGATTTTATGGACAGCTTCAATAATAAAAACGTTATCAATTAAAACTGGTTCTTTGGTGTCTAAATCAACGGTCTGTTCGCCACCTGAAAAAAAGCGCTTATATTTGCCAAGTGTAGGATCGAATTCAAGAATAGAATCCGAAATTCCACCCTTGGAATAAGTGATTTGCACAGATGTGGCATCATTCCCGATTACATGTTTCCGCTCATCCTCAGACATAAATGTAAAGCTCGGGGGACTTCCTTCCATTAAATACTTCTTCTGCTTTGCTCCCTTTAGTATATTATCATAAGTAATATAGGAGTTGTGAGGTGCTTTTCGGGTTTTGGATCGCTTAAACAGGGTACCATCATAAACCATTCCGTTTAAATTATCCACAACATTTCCTTCCAGCATCTTCTTTGCCTCTTCACTCCAGCCGTGAGCGACATAAAGGGCATTCAATCCTTTTGCCAGATTTACATAATAATCCCGTGCACTGCGGACAGGACCGATATTGTCCGGCCTTTCACTTTGAAAAACAGCAAGAAAGCGGGTAATATCTCCTTCTGCAAGCACCTCATACACCACATCAGCTTTATTTAACCCTGATTGTGGTCTGGCTTTCGGATGATTATTCACCATTACAGCAACGGCTCTTCCATCCGTTTCAGTAGTAGACCCAATACCTGTTAATGGGTAAAAATAAGGGTATTCTTGTTTCTCTTGCTCTTGCTTGTTATCTTCTACCTTTTCAACCACTTTTTCTTTCTTTACTGGTTCTTGTACGTTTTCTTTTTCCTTATTACTGCAGCCTGAGAACAGTAACAGGAC
The window above is part of the Bacillus sp. SORGH_AS_0510 genome. Proteins encoded here:
- a CDS encoding YerC/YecD family TrpR-related protein, coding for MQINKLRGKELDQLFQAVLSLKDLEECYRFFDDLCTINEIQSLAQRLDVARMLREGNTYHKIETETGASTATISRVKRCLNFGNDTYEMVLERIKEENSKNTNE
- a CDS encoding DUF3048 domain-containing protein, which translates into the protein MKKWAVAMAAVLLLFSGCSNKEKENVQEPVKKEKVVEKVEDNKQEQEKQEYPYFYPLTGIGSTTETDGRAVAVMVNNHPKARPQSGLNKADVVYEVLAEGDITRFLAVFQSERPDNIGPVRSARDYYVNLAKGLNALYVAHGWSEEAKKMLEGNVVDNLNGMVYDGTLFKRSKTRKAPHNSYITYDNILKGAKQKKYLMEGSPPSFTFMSEDERKHVIGNDATSVQITYSKGGISDSILEFDPTLGKYKRFFSGGEQTVDLDTKEPVLIDNVFIIEAVHKIIDSYGRRDIDLQSGGRAYLIQMGKVNEVDWANRDGLIVPMKNGQEIPLVQGKTWVNVVPTSPGLEKSISFNVK